From the genome of Luteolibacter arcticus, one region includes:
- a CDS encoding type IV pilus twitching motility protein PilT has protein sequence MSQVREITDYLRQTVELGGSDLHLSAWAPPAARVGGNLVPLEEFLLDPDTTRRLILDTLTEAQRSSLEANLELDYALHLEGVGRFRGNVHLARGSHEAAFRHIPQHIPELGELGHHAVVHDVCTLRRGLVLITGITGSGKSTTLASMVRRISENRSGVIVTIEDPIEFIFTHASCLIKQREVGSDTRGFPIALRQALRQDPDVIVVSELRDLETIRIALTAAETGHLVLATLHTVDAPQSVDRLVDVFPPDQQAQVVTQLAGTLEAIVSQRLIQRADGQGRVLASEVLRANHGIRACIRERKLEQLVGLMEIGFKDGNRTIDQSIGGLLDSGYITREEALFHCREKRTFETPPPDPADAKKPKSIWT, from the coding sequence GTGAGCCAGGTCCGCGAAATCACAGATTACCTCCGCCAAACCGTCGAACTCGGCGGTTCCGACCTCCATCTCTCGGCTTGGGCACCTCCCGCCGCGCGGGTAGGAGGCAACCTCGTGCCGCTGGAGGAATTCCTGCTCGATCCCGACACCACCCGCCGGCTGATCCTCGACACCCTGACCGAGGCCCAGCGCTCGTCGCTCGAGGCCAATCTGGAGCTCGACTATGCACTGCACCTCGAAGGCGTCGGCCGCTTTCGTGGCAATGTCCACCTCGCCCGCGGCTCGCATGAGGCGGCCTTCCGCCACATCCCGCAGCACATCCCGGAGCTCGGCGAACTCGGCCACCACGCGGTGGTCCATGACGTCTGCACGCTGCGCCGCGGATTGGTGCTCATCACCGGCATCACCGGCTCGGGCAAGTCCACCACTCTCGCCTCGATGGTCCGCCGGATTTCCGAAAACCGCTCCGGCGTGATCGTGACGATCGAGGATCCCATCGAATTCATCTTCACCCACGCGAGCTGCCTCATTAAGCAACGCGAGGTCGGCAGCGACACGCGCGGTTTTCCGATCGCGCTCCGCCAGGCACTCCGCCAGGACCCGGACGTGATCGTGGTGTCGGAGTTGCGGGATTTGGAAACCATCCGCATCGCCCTGACCGCAGCGGAAACCGGCCACCTCGTGCTGGCCACCTTGCACACCGTCGATGCCCCGCAGTCGGTGGACCGCCTCGTCGATGTCTTCCCGCCGGACCAGCAAGCGCAGGTCGTGACCCAGCTCGCCGGAACGCTGGAGGCCATCGTGTCCCAGCGCCTCATCCAGCGCGCCGATGGCCAAGGCCGCGTGCTCGCCTCGGAGGTGCTGCGCGCCAACCACGGCATCCGCGCCTGCATCCGGGAACGGAAGCTCGAGCAGCTCGTCGGCCTCATGGAAATCGGCTTCAAGGACGGCAACCGCACCATCGACCAATCGATCGGTGGCCTGCTCGACAGCGGCTACATCACTCGCGAGGAGGCGCTCTTCCACTGCCGTGAGAAGCGGACCTTCGAGACACCGCCGCCTGATCCTGCCGACGCGAAGAAACCCAAATCGATCTGGACCTGA
- a CDS encoding type IV pilus twitching motility protein PilT — translation MSPEIRALIHNAFTGGASDVFMIEGERPRVRGDGEIIIAHGGPITFQDVAEIWKSCGLNPETDSDGDSSFEVEDVGRLRVNGYRTLGRLGVVMRPIKKKIPSFEELGLPGHLLASWMERRSGLIIVSGPTGSGKSTTIAACLEWVNRHQQRHVVTIEDPIEYLFENDRAWFSQREVKRDTESFHIALRAALRQNPDIILFGEIRDAESAFAALRAAETGHLVISTLHGSGVAGVPVAMERLNRIMSDSVYTGAASLLSHQLIGAIAQQLLPRLDGGVVAVLEYFQNEAITRKFLGEANYDELKDHLNKCDETQGCSFLRYLIAATQQGIIDPAVARSATDRPQDFDRAMRGIS, via the coding sequence ATGAGCCCCGAGATCCGCGCCTTGATCCACAATGCCTTCACCGGCGGAGCCAGCGACGTGTTCATGATCGAGGGCGAGCGGCCCCGGGTCCGCGGTGACGGCGAGATCATCATCGCCCACGGCGGCCCGATCACCTTTCAGGATGTGGCGGAGATCTGGAAATCCTGCGGGCTCAATCCCGAAACCGACAGCGACGGCGACTCCAGCTTCGAGGTGGAAGATGTCGGCCGCCTGCGGGTGAATGGCTACCGCACGCTCGGCCGGCTGGGCGTGGTGATGCGGCCCATCAAGAAAAAGATCCCTTCCTTCGAGGAACTCGGCCTGCCCGGCCACCTGCTCGCCTCGTGGATGGAGCGGCGCTCCGGCCTCATCATCGTCAGCGGGCCGACCGGCTCGGGCAAGTCCACCACCATCGCCGCCTGCCTGGAATGGGTGAACCGCCACCAGCAGCGCCACGTCGTCACGATCGAGGATCCCATCGAGTATCTCTTCGAGAACGACCGCGCATGGTTTTCCCAGCGCGAGGTGAAGCGGGATACGGAAAGCTTTCACATCGCGCTGCGGGCGGCGCTGCGGCAGAACCCCGACATCATCCTCTTCGGCGAGATCCGCGATGCCGAGTCCGCCTTCGCCGCCCTGCGTGCCGCCGAAACCGGCCACCTGGTGATCTCCACCCTCCACGGCTCCGGCGTCGCCGGCGTGCCGGTCGCGATGGAGCGGCTGAACCGCATCATGAGCGACTCGGTTTACACGGGCGCCGCCAGCCTGCTCTCGCACCAGCTCATCGGCGCGATCGCCCAGCAGTTGCTGCCTCGCCTCGACGGCGGCGTGGTCGCGGTGCTGGAGTATTTCCAGAACGAGGCGATCACCCGCAAGTTCCTGGGCGAAGCCAATTACGACGAGCTCAAGGATCACCTCAACAAGTGCGACGAGACGCAAGGCTGCTCCTTCCTGCGCTACCTGATCGCGGCCACCCAGCAGGGCATCATCGATCCCGCGGTGGCGCGCTCGGCCACCGACCGCCCGCAGGATTTTGATCGCGCCATGCGCGGGATCTCCTAA
- a CDS encoding outer membrane lipoprotein carrier protein LolA yields MRPLLILLSLISLARAELDLKPLEIWLGKQKTLQSLDAEFVQERKLPSLKKPVTTPGRMRMVRPGKLCWELGNPVKTLAVSDGTTMTLLDVSKKRGKKIDTSSPEARQFTLLSDEAFRDLAGFQNTFELVESRMSGSIYQLTVRPKDKSMRKHVTWMFLDIDTRNHELRALDLEMDDKSRIRTVFSDTKINAKVDPAIFTPDTAGYLMK; encoded by the coding sequence ATGCGCCCGCTCCTCATCCTGCTGTCCCTCATCTCGCTCGCCCGGGCGGAACTCGATCTCAAGCCGCTCGAAATCTGGCTCGGCAAGCAGAAGACTCTCCAGAGCCTCGATGCGGAGTTCGTGCAGGAGCGCAAGCTACCCTCGCTGAAGAAACCCGTCACCACTCCCGGCCGCATGCGCATGGTACGACCCGGCAAGCTCTGCTGGGAACTCGGCAATCCCGTCAAGACCCTCGCCGTTTCCGACGGCACCACGATGACGCTGCTCGATGTGTCCAAGAAGCGCGGCAAGAAGATTGACACCAGCTCACCGGAAGCCCGCCAATTCACGCTGCTCTCCGACGAGGCGTTCCGCGACCTCGCCGGCTTCCAGAATACCTTCGAGCTGGTCGAGTCCCGCATGAGCGGCTCGATCTATCAGCTCACCGTGCGCCCGAAGGACAAGTCGATGCGTAAGCACGTCACCTGGATGTTCCTCGACATCGACACCCGCAACCACGAGCTGCGCGCGCTGGATCTGGAGATGGACGACAAGTCGCGCATCCGTACGGTCTTCTCCGACACCAAGATCAATGCCAAGGTGGATCCCGCGATCTTCACGCCGGATACCGCCGGTTATCTCATGAAGTGA
- a CDS encoding Dabb family protein, giving the protein MTKALLTAVMSAALATATIAENEFRHVVFFKFKAEATPEQVKEIEKAFAELPKKIDSIKGYEWGTSESVEKLNDGFTHCFFVTFKDKAALEAYLPHPAHKEFGAKLKPLLEKAFVFDYTAKKD; this is encoded by the coding sequence ATGACCAAAGCCCTGCTCACCGCCGTCATGTCTGCCGCCCTTGCCACCGCCACTATCGCGGAAAACGAATTCCGCCACGTCGTCTTCTTCAAGTTCAAGGCCGAGGCCACGCCGGAGCAAGTGAAGGAGATCGAGAAAGCCTTCGCCGAACTGCCGAAGAAGATCGACTCCATCAAGGGCTACGAATGGGGCACCAGCGAGAGCGTGGAGAAACTCAACGACGGCTTCACCCACTGCTTCTTCGTCACCTTCAAGGACAAGGCCGCGCTGGAAGCCTACCTGCCCCATCCCGCCCACAAGGAGTTCGGCGCCAAGCTCAAGCCTCTCCTCGAAAAGGCCTTCGTCTTCGACTACACCGCAAAGAAGGACTGA
- a CDS encoding NINE protein, which yields MERPQTHSKVIGYLLWIFGFTGAHRFYFGQPISGAIWFFTLGLLGIGWLIDLFLIPSMERDAARKFATGRIDYSVAWLLQTFLGMFGIHRFYMGKIWTGLLWMVTGGLFLIGYLYDYCTLNGQIDEENSRG from the coding sequence ATGGAACGTCCGCAAACGCACAGCAAGGTCATCGGTTACCTGCTTTGGATTTTCGGTTTTACCGGTGCTCACCGCTTCTACTTCGGCCAGCCGATTTCCGGCGCGATCTGGTTTTTCACGCTCGGCCTGCTGGGGATCGGGTGGTTGATCGACTTGTTTCTGATCCCAAGCATGGAGCGGGACGCGGCGCGGAAGTTTGCGACCGGCCGCATCGATTACTCGGTGGCGTGGTTGCTGCAGACCTTCCTGGGGATGTTCGGCATCCATCGCTTTTATATGGGGAAGATCTGGACGGGGCTGTTGTGGATGGTGACGGGCGGGTTGTTCTTGATCGGCTACCTTTACGACTACTGCACGTTGAACGGGCAGATCGATGAGGAGAACTCGCGGGGGTGA
- a CDS encoding tetratricopeptide repeat protein, producing the protein MFRRTLLVLPLATMLSAAPKPAAIPAFKEGLDALSARLWEVATARFETALATPDLDAAGRQTILLRLAETRIRAGESAAALKTLEDPALTGHAELAFWKGQALAAAGRLQEALAELDGPAILPAAPHCREALFTRAALLQALGNPNGALEALAVLTKDRDAATFLRARLESADILLSQGRAEDALLAIPPVNARMTPRQSARAELLRAQAQLEKGEYKAAHGIFSALLAKAKDDPAAKAYRHEAAVGLARAQLAAGNREAATDGLIAFIEEERESPKIGLAFPALLDCFPATLAADDVILTRLREWCPPPVIKVPAMMSAGNGGAGVWPASPMDDDELATQALYHLALGLRREGSPPSKEQARRLLTRLRLDYPKHPLAERALLENARWDLADGRNDQAAAALAALDGSSSAPALRAEASISAAASAFAAGDYALASGESAKAASLLDGDARRGATLNEAIARLAAGDLPAFQKLMADPSAQGAVKTELELERALFLVARRDSSALATLDRFILDHPDHPRLPEARLAAGLAALESTPPDPVFATAQLDSLSPEQAGELPPAALALARIKIADREQRWADAVALAQEFLTSFPNDPRRNEFRFELGNAHYENGDYNDARLALAKLAAEAPDAPQAEAALLLAARSSALVTTPEAKQESLVLFDKVIARKGDLADAARLMKARALGPADAAKELLPWFEQMKKDHPLRLRVGLELGDALYNSAVADPAPLAQALKIYETLLAELPADSRDRPEIEYQRGRVLELLPDAKLPTKKREAEALDVYFSVLEAATRQAPADWRWVDRCGVRALKLLETAQRWEAAIGVAEMHAKLASPGAPGAAERAKALKLEHFVWDEE; encoded by the coding sequence ATGTTTCGCCGCACCCTGCTCGTCCTGCCTTTGGCGACGATGCTGTCCGCGGCCCCGAAACCCGCGGCCATCCCGGCTTTCAAGGAAGGCCTCGACGCTCTGTCGGCCCGGCTCTGGGAAGTCGCCACCGCCCGATTCGAGACGGCACTGGCCACGCCCGACCTCGATGCCGCCGGCCGCCAGACCATCCTGCTGCGCCTCGCCGAGACCCGCATCCGGGCCGGTGAGTCCGCGGCAGCGCTCAAGACCCTGGAAGACCCGGCGCTGACCGGCCATGCCGAGCTCGCCTTCTGGAAAGGCCAGGCGCTGGCCGCGGCCGGGCGACTTCAGGAGGCATTGGCCGAGCTCGATGGCCCCGCGATCCTGCCCGCCGCCCCGCATTGCCGTGAGGCCCTCTTCACCCGCGCCGCGCTGCTACAGGCGCTGGGCAATCCAAATGGTGCCTTGGAAGCCCTCGCCGTGCTGACCAAGGACCGCGACGCGGCCACGTTCCTGCGCGCTCGCTTGGAAAGCGCCGATATCCTGCTTTCGCAAGGCCGCGCCGAGGACGCCCTCCTGGCGATCCCACCGGTGAACGCACGGATGACGCCGCGGCAGAGTGCCCGTGCCGAACTCCTGCGCGCCCAGGCGCAATTGGAAAAGGGCGAGTACAAGGCCGCGCACGGCATCTTCTCCGCCCTCCTGGCCAAGGCGAAGGACGACCCGGCCGCCAAGGCTTACCGTCACGAGGCCGCCGTGGGTCTGGCTCGCGCCCAACTCGCCGCCGGCAATCGCGAAGCGGCCACCGACGGCTTGATCGCCTTCATCGAGGAAGAGCGCGAGTCGCCGAAGATCGGCCTGGCCTTCCCCGCCCTGCTCGATTGCTTTCCGGCAACTCTCGCCGCGGACGATGTGATCCTGACGCGCCTGCGCGAATGGTGCCCGCCACCCGTCATCAAGGTCCCTGCCATGATGTCCGCTGGAAATGGCGGCGCGGGCGTCTGGCCGGCGAGTCCCATGGACGACGATGAGCTGGCCACCCAGGCGCTCTATCATCTCGCGCTCGGCCTGCGGCGTGAAGGATCCCCCCCCTCGAAGGAACAGGCGCGGCGGCTGCTGACCCGGCTGCGGCTCGATTACCCGAAGCATCCGCTGGCGGAGCGGGCATTGTTAGAGAACGCCCGCTGGGACCTGGCCGATGGCCGGAACGATCAGGCCGCCGCAGCACTGGCCGCGCTCGATGGCAGCAGCAGCGCACCCGCCTTGCGCGCGGAGGCCTCGATTTCCGCCGCCGCCAGTGCCTTCGCCGCGGGCGACTACGCGCTAGCTTCCGGCGAGTCGGCGAAGGCTGCGAGCTTGCTCGATGGCGACGCCCGCCGCGGTGCCACGCTGAATGAAGCGATTGCACGGCTGGCCGCCGGCGACTTGCCCGCCTTTCAGAAGCTCATGGCCGATCCCTCGGCGCAGGGCGCGGTGAAGACCGAGCTGGAGCTGGAGCGTGCGCTGTTCCTGGTAGCCAGGCGGGATTCCTCCGCCTTGGCGACGCTCGACCGCTTCATTCTCGACCACCCGGATCATCCCCGCCTGCCCGAGGCGCGACTGGCGGCCGGCTTGGCAGCATTGGAAAGCACACCGCCGGATCCGGTCTTCGCCACCGCCCAGCTCGACAGCCTTTCGCCCGAGCAAGCCGGTGAATTGCCACCCGCCGCACTGGCGCTGGCCCGCATTAAGATCGCCGACCGGGAGCAACGCTGGGCCGATGCCGTCGCGCTGGCGCAGGAGTTCCTCACCAGCTTTCCCAACGATCCGCGGCGCAATGAGTTCCGCTTCGAACTCGGCAACGCGCACTACGAAAACGGCGATTACAACGACGCACGTCTCGCGCTCGCCAAGCTGGCCGCCGAAGCTCCGGACGCGCCCCAGGCAGAGGCCGCGCTGCTGCTCGCGGCACGCTCCTCGGCACTGGTCACCACACCGGAAGCGAAGCAGGAAAGCCTCGTCCTCTTCGACAAGGTGATTGCCCGCAAGGGCGACCTTGCCGATGCGGCGCGGCTGATGAAAGCCCGCGCGCTCGGTCCAGCCGATGCCGCCAAAGAACTGCTCCCGTGGTTCGAGCAAATGAAAAAGGACCACCCGTTGCGCCTGCGGGTCGGCTTGGAACTGGGCGACGCACTCTACAACAGTGCCGTCGCCGACCCCGCGCCACTGGCACAGGCGCTGAAGATCTACGAGACCCTGCTCGCCGAGCTGCCGGCAGATTCCCGCGACCGCCCGGAGATCGAGTACCAGCGCGGCCGCGTGCTGGAGCTATTGCCGGATGCGAAGCTGCCGACCAAGAAGCGCGAGGCCGAAGCGCTCGATGTCTATTTCTCCGTGCTGGAAGCCGCCACCCGCCAGGCCCCGGCCGACTGGCGCTGGGTGGACCGCTGCGGCGTGCGCGCGCTGAAATTGTTGGAGACCGCCCAACGCTGGGAGGCCGCGATTGGCGTCGCGGAGATGCACGCGAAACTCGCCAGCCCGGGCGCCCCGGGGGCCGCCGAACGAGCCAAGGCCCTCAAGCTGGAGCACTTCGTCTGGGACGAGGAGTGA
- a CDS encoding sigma-54-dependent transcriptional regulator has protein sequence MAEASTEQTILLVDQDHDFLEWATKHLSAKGVRILRCDHADNAVKVVEKTAVDVVVADIQLQPYDGLELLSRIRQTSPNTLVVLTAGFPSTGQVIEATQRGAHDVMRKESLPFELRPVIESALQIVEDRRSADQPAADMPVLDGRVKIIGVSRALQDVFKIVGRVARSDAPVLVTGESGTGKELVAKAIHEYSPRRQQELITINCGAIPENLLESELFGHEKGSFTGAIARRAGRFEQADGGTLFLDEIGDMPLSVQVKMLRVLQDGTFSRVGSNETQSADVRIVAATNKILSAEVAGGRFREDLYYRLNVVEIRLPPLRDRAEDIPLLAEFFLQRITRKNGMARIRLSAEAIAALQVHRWPGNVRELENTIARACALASSTVLLPADIPLAAAPGAEKGALKQSLDRIMDSVPAGENSVRWLASELATRALERESGDLKEAAALLGIGISDLRSLLAETHTGSLEAASGR, from the coding sequence ATGGCCGAAGCGTCAACGGAGCAAACGATTCTTCTCGTCGATCAGGACCACGACTTTCTGGAGTGGGCCACCAAGCACTTGTCCGCGAAGGGAGTGCGCATTTTGCGCTGCGACCACGCCGACAATGCGGTGAAGGTCGTGGAGAAGACCGCAGTGGACGTCGTCGTGGCGGACATCCAGCTCCAGCCCTACGATGGCCTCGAGCTGCTTTCCCGCATCCGCCAGACCTCGCCGAATACCCTGGTGGTGCTGACCGCCGGCTTCCCGAGCACCGGCCAGGTGATCGAGGCGACCCAGCGCGGCGCCCACGATGTGATGCGCAAGGAATCGCTTCCCTTCGAGCTGCGCCCCGTCATTGAAAGCGCGCTACAGATCGTGGAAGATCGCCGCTCGGCCGACCAACCCGCCGCGGACATGCCGGTGCTCGATGGCCGCGTGAAGATCATCGGCGTCTCCCGCGCCTTGCAGGATGTTTTTAAGATTGTCGGTCGCGTTGCACGCTCAGATGCGCCGGTCCTGGTCACCGGCGAAAGCGGCACCGGCAAGGAGCTCGTCGCCAAGGCGATCCACGAATACTCGCCGCGCCGCCAGCAGGAGCTCATCACCATCAATTGCGGCGCGATCCCTGAGAATCTCTTGGAAAGCGAGCTGTTCGGTCACGAGAAAGGCTCGTTCACCGGGGCAATCGCGCGCCGCGCGGGTCGCTTCGAGCAGGCCGACGGTGGCACGCTTTTCCTCGATGAGATCGGCGACATGCCTCTGTCCGTGCAGGTGAAGATGCTGCGCGTCCTGCAGGACGGCACCTTCTCCCGCGTCGGCTCGAATGAAACCCAGAGCGCCGACGTGCGCATCGTCGCCGCAACCAACAAGATCCTATCCGCGGAAGTAGCCGGCGGGCGCTTCCGCGAGGACCTCTACTACCGGCTCAATGTCGTGGAGATCCGCCTGCCCCCGCTGCGGGATCGCGCGGAGGACATTCCCTTGCTGGCGGAGTTCTTCCTCCAGCGCATCACGCGCAAGAATGGCATGGCGAGGATCCGGCTGTCGGCCGAAGCGATCGCCGCCCTGCAGGTCCATCGCTGGCCAGGCAACGTTCGCGAGCTGGAAAACACCATCGCCCGCGCCTGCGCTCTCGCTTCCTCGACCGTCTTGCTCCCGGCGGACATCCCGCTGGCTGCGGCACCGGGGGCCGAGAAGGGCGCGCTGAAGCAGTCGCTCGACCGCATCATGGACTCCGTGCCCGCCGGGGAGAACTCCGTCCGATGGCTGGCCTCGGAACTCGCGACCCGCGCGCTGGAACGTGAATCCGGCGACCTGAAGGAAGCCGCGGCCCTGCTTGGCATCGGCATCTCCGACTTGCGCAGTCTCCTGGCAGAGACCCACACCGGCTCGCTCGAAGCCGCGAGCGGCCGCTGA
- a CDS encoding CAP domain-containing protein yields the protein MKTIPCHLFVAAAGAMLLASCGPKLDSTTVLMSSGPVSKSDGSIAGNIHAQVNSYRATKGKSALSRHDGLDRMAQQHSEFMRRNRGKFSGSSGNLTHYGFEERALNAQRTMSMSGVAENIATCSGNFGSAANTLFGAWKGSSGHDKNMKGEWNATGIGVVVDSDGTVFATQIFATQNHSHMAMVDRMRQF from the coding sequence ATGAAAACGATTCCTTGCCACCTTTTTGTGGCTGCGGCGGGTGCGATGCTCTTGGCGTCGTGCGGGCCGAAGCTCGATTCCACTACCGTCCTGATGTCCTCGGGGCCGGTGTCCAAGTCCGACGGAAGCATCGCCGGAAACATCCACGCGCAGGTCAATTCCTACCGCGCCACCAAGGGCAAGTCCGCCCTCTCCCGCCATGACGGTCTCGACCGGATGGCGCAGCAGCATTCCGAATTCATGCGCCGCAATCGCGGGAAATTCAGCGGTTCCTCGGGCAATCTCACCCACTACGGCTTCGAAGAGCGGGCGCTGAATGCCCAGCGCACGATGAGCATGAGCGGCGTGGCCGAGAACATCGCCACGTGCAGCGGCAACTTCGGCAGCGCGGCCAACACGCTCTTCGGCGCGTGGAAGGGCTCCTCCGGCCACGACAAGAACATGAAGGGCGAGTGGAATGCCACCGGCATCGGCGTGGTCGTCGATAGCGACGGCACGGTCTTCGCGACCCAGATTTTTGCCACCCAGAACCATTCTCATATGGCCATGGTGGACCGGATGCGGCAGTTCTAG
- a CDS encoding ribonuclease HII, translated as MPDTSLESALRARGLLMVAGVDEAGRGPLAGPVSAAAVILPAKWRCKGLDDSKKLSPAKREQFYARITSDERVAWCVAFAEPDEIDRINILRATHAAMARAVEGLARAVDHCLIDGLRLPAFPWPHDGVVKGDSKSLSIAAASVIAKVTRDRLMTEVALEFPQYGFERHMGYGTREHLEALHRHGPCRHHRRSFQPVAQLPLPFEPA; from the coding sequence GTGCCCGATACTTCGCTCGAGTCCGCTCTCCGCGCCCGCGGCCTGTTGATGGTCGCCGGCGTGGACGAGGCGGGCCGGGGTCCCTTGGCGGGTCCGGTTTCGGCTGCGGCAGTGATCCTTCCTGCCAAGTGGCGGTGCAAGGGGCTCGATGACTCGAAGAAGCTGAGCCCGGCGAAGCGCGAGCAGTTTTACGCCAGGATCACCTCCGATGAGCGGGTGGCGTGGTGCGTCGCCTTCGCCGAGCCGGACGAGATCGACCGGATCAATATCCTGCGCGCCACCCATGCTGCCATGGCGCGCGCGGTGGAAGGGCTCGCCCGCGCGGTCGATCATTGCCTGATCGATGGGCTGCGCTTGCCGGCTTTCCCATGGCCGCACGACGGCGTGGTAAAGGGGGATAGCAAGTCGCTGTCGATTGCCGCGGCCAGCGTCATCGCAAAGGTCACGCGTGACCGGCTGATGACGGAGGTGGCGCTGGAATTTCCGCAATACGGCTTTGAGCGGCACATGGGATATGGCACAAGGGAGCACCTCGAAGCGCTCCATCGCCATGGGCCTTGCCGCCATCATCGCCGCTCGTTTCAGCCCGTCGCTCAACTGCCGCTGCCGTTTGAGCCGGCGTGA
- a CDS encoding YraN family protein: MSRRDGEGIGSAAIGLMGEKIARAWLTASGAKVLYQNFKAPRGGEVDIVARHGKLLLFTEVKTRRAGGMVGRPLDAVDREKEKLIERGATEWLRLLGTREVPWRFDVIEVILTDGEKPRVHRVENAF; encoded by the coding sequence TTGAGCCGGCGTGATGGCGAGGGGATTGGCTCCGCGGCGATTGGCTTGATGGGCGAGAAGATCGCCCGCGCCTGGCTGACGGCGAGCGGGGCGAAGGTGCTCTACCAGAACTTCAAGGCGCCGCGTGGCGGCGAGGTCGATATCGTGGCGCGCCATGGCAAGCTGCTGCTCTTCACCGAAGTGAAGACGCGTCGCGCCGGAGGGATGGTGGGCCGGCCGCTCGATGCCGTGGACCGGGAGAAGGAGAAGCTGATCGAACGCGGTGCCACCGAGTGGCTGCGGCTGCTCGGCACGCGCGAGGTTCCGTGGCGCTTCGACGTGATCGAGGTGATCCTGACCGATGGGGAGAAGCCGCGGGTGCACCGGGTGGAGAATGCGTTCTAA
- a CDS encoding DUF1802 family protein produces MASGFKEWQVVCDALASGRQAIILRKGGIHEGRAGFSFAEESFFLFPTRFHNQDQFVREGSIVAKPEWTIGETITITHHAEALWAKTLTDWDQVAALEPFHIWTEETIRQRFDWEGKGMASGSIHVALVRVSELAQPWEFPYEAKYGGCRSWVTMPEPPDGALGASKPVLGDDEFATFFAKVGELLGEG; encoded by the coding sequence ATGGCAAGCGGCTTCAAGGAATGGCAGGTGGTGTGCGATGCGCTCGCGAGCGGCCGGCAGGCGATCATCTTGCGCAAGGGCGGCATCCACGAGGGCCGCGCCGGCTTCTCCTTCGCCGAGGAGAGCTTCTTCCTCTTTCCCACCCGCTTTCACAACCAGGACCAGTTCGTCCGCGAAGGCTCGATCGTGGCCAAGCCGGAGTGGACCATCGGCGAGACGATCACCATCACCCACCACGCCGAAGCACTGTGGGCGAAGACGCTGACCGATTGGGATCAGGTCGCCGCACTGGAGCCCTTCCACATCTGGACCGAGGAAACGATCCGCCAGCGCTTCGACTGGGAAGGGAAGGGAATGGCCAGCGGCAGCATCCACGTCGCGCTGGTGCGGGTCAGCGAACTCGCCCAGCCGTGGGAATTTCCCTACGAAGCGAAGTACGGCGGATGTCGTAGTTGGGTGACCATGCCGGAGCCGCCGGACGGTGCGCTTGGCGCCTCCAAGCCGGTGTTGGGAGATGATGAGTTCGCGACTTTTTTCGCGAAGGTCGGGGAGTTGTTGGGAGAGGGGTGA